Proteins from a genomic interval of Stenotrophomonas sp. 24(2023):
- the dbpA gene encoding ATP-dependent RNA helicase DbpA — protein MTDFSTLPLSPALQPGLDALGYTTLTPVQAQSLPAILERRDVIAQAPTGSGKTAAFGLGLLQALDPALVRVQALVLCPTRELADQVGKQIRKLATGIPNLKLLVLTGGVPLGPQLASLEGHDPHVVVGTPGRVQELARKRALNLGAVRTFVLDEADRMLDMGFEEPIREIAGRTHRDRQTLLFSATFPDSIRAIGRDLLRDAVEVTVEGADHAPAIRHVFCEVEPAHRQKALAGLLLKYTPESAVVFCNTRKDVDEVANSLQQFGFSALPLHGDMEQRDREEVLVRLANRSCNVLVASDVAARGLDVEELAAVINYELPTDVESYQHRVGRTGRAGASGLAISLVAGREKTRAEAIEAVRGEPLDWQKTPLATARPAELPQAAMRTLRIDGGKTDKLRAGDILGALTGDAGLSGKHIGKIAIYATRSYVAIAREQASKAVAKLEAGKIKGRRFRVRMI, from the coding sequence ATGACTGACTTTTCGACCCTGCCGCTGAGCCCGGCCCTGCAGCCCGGCCTGGATGCCCTCGGCTACACCACTCTCACGCCTGTGCAGGCGCAGAGCCTGCCCGCCATTCTCGAGCGCCGCGATGTGATCGCGCAGGCCCCCACCGGCAGCGGCAAGACCGCCGCCTTCGGGCTGGGCCTGCTGCAGGCGCTGGACCCGGCGCTGGTGCGCGTGCAGGCGCTGGTGCTGTGCCCCACCCGCGAACTGGCCGACCAGGTCGGCAAGCAGATCCGCAAGCTGGCCACCGGCATCCCCAACCTGAAGCTGCTGGTGCTGACCGGCGGCGTGCCGCTGGGCCCGCAGCTGGCCTCGCTGGAAGGCCATGACCCGCATGTGGTGGTGGGCACCCCGGGCCGCGTGCAGGAGCTGGCCCGCAAGCGTGCGCTGAACCTGGGCGCGGTACGCACCTTCGTGCTGGACGAGGCGGACCGCATGCTCGACATGGGCTTCGAGGAGCCCATCCGCGAGATCGCCGGGCGCACCCACAGGGATCGGCAGACGCTGCTGTTCTCGGCCACCTTCCCCGACAGCATCCGCGCCATCGGCCGCGACCTGCTGCGCGATGCGGTGGAAGTGACCGTGGAAGGGGCCGACCATGCCCCGGCCATCCGCCACGTATTCTGCGAAGTGGAACCGGCACACCGGCAGAAGGCGCTGGCCGGCCTGCTGCTGAAGTACACGCCCGAATCGGCGGTGGTGTTCTGCAACACCCGCAAGGACGTGGACGAGGTGGCCAATTCGCTGCAGCAGTTCGGCTTCTCCGCACTGCCGCTGCACGGGGACATGGAACAGCGCGACCGCGAGGAAGTGCTGGTGCGCCTGGCCAACCGCAGCTGCAACGTGCTGGTGGCCAGTGACGTGGCCGCACGCGGGCTGGACGTGGAAGAGCTGGCGGCGGTGATCAACTATGAGCTGCCCACCGACGTGGAAAGCTATCAGCATCGTGTCGGCCGCACCGGCCGCGCCGGTGCCAGCGGCCTGGCGATCAGCCTGGTCGCCGGGCGCGAAAAGACCCGTGCCGAAGCCATCGAAGCCGTGCGTGGCGAGCCGCTGGACTGGCAGAAGACGCCGCTGGCCACCGCGCGCCCGGCCGAGCTGCCGCAGGCGGCCATGCGCACGCTGCGCATCGATGGCGGCAAGACCGACAAGCTGCGTGCCGGTGACATCCTCGGCGCGCTGACCGGTGATGCCGGCCTGTCCGGCAAGCACATCGGCAAGATCGCGATCTACGCCACCCGTTCGTACGTGGCCATTGCCCGCGAACAGGCCAGCAAGGCCGTGGCCAAGCTGGAAGCCGGCAAGATCAAGGGCCGCCGCTTCCGGGTGCGGATGATCTGA